One region of Bacillus pumilus genomic DNA includes:
- a CDS encoding poly-gamma-glutamate hydrolase family protein, translated as MKKFFALLLLLAIGWGVYYTMQAQEHDEPLSSGGEDESGSNDIYRNFKELEENESTSSYQITANPVPGSRLLVMSPHGGRIEGGVSEIVHFFDNDFSTYLFEGLRENASELHVTSTNFDEPVGVAQAKAHDYILAVHGYKGEEGIDHTLVGGTDYDRAEKIVNSLERNGFSAELAVAHATLSGTSNHNINNLTKTGQSVQLEISRSQREALFDSFDFRRRSSTKNETFYRYVRAIRTVLDEEYT; from the coding sequence ATGAAGAAGTTTTTTGCTTTGCTTCTCCTGCTTGCGATCGGATGGGGCGTTTATTATACAATGCAAGCACAGGAACATGATGAGCCATTGTCATCAGGTGGGGAAGACGAAAGCGGTTCAAATGATATTTATCGCAATTTTAAAGAACTGGAAGAAAACGAATCAACAAGCAGCTATCAAATTACAGCCAACCCAGTGCCTGGAAGCCGTCTTCTTGTGATGTCACCCCATGGCGGGAGAATTGAAGGCGGCGTGAGTGAGATCGTCCATTTTTTCGATAATGATTTCTCTACGTATTTGTTTGAAGGTTTAAGAGAGAATGCGTCAGAACTTCATGTGACAAGTACAAACTTTGATGAGCCAGTCGGCGTCGCGCAGGCAAAAGCACACGATTATATCTTAGCAGTGCATGGATACAAAGGTGAGGAAGGCATTGACCATACGCTCGTTGGCGGAACAGATTACGACCGTGCAGAAAAAATAGTGAATTCATTAGAGCGAAACGGATTTTCTGCTGAACTGGCTGTCGCACACGCAACCCTGAGCGGAACAAGCAATCATAATATTAATAATCTTACTAAAACAGGGCAAAGTGTACAGCTAGAGATTAGTAGAAGTCAGCGTGAAGCTTTATTTGACAGTTTTGACTTTCGGCGGCGGTCGAGTACAAAAAACGAGACGTTCTACCGGTATGTCAGGGCGATTCGGACAGTGCTGGATGAGGAATATACATAA
- a CDS encoding OsmC family protein, with the protein MARHHFHLQASWPGLRNDVGTISCEQLKTKISIPKEMDGPGIGTNPDEMLLGAAATCYIITLAAMMERSQLEKEDLTMSSEAVVDVTNGVFTYEKIIHRPVIILKASASPQDIELARKLAHKAESSCMISRAVQGNVDISLEETIQVDG; encoded by the coding sequence ATGGCGCGTCATCATTTTCATCTTCAGGCGAGCTGGCCTGGCCTGCGTAACGATGTGGGTACAATCTCATGCGAACAGTTAAAAACGAAGATTTCAATTCCGAAAGAAATGGACGGTCCCGGCATCGGAACAAATCCAGATGAGATGCTCTTAGGTGCAGCGGCTACGTGTTATATTATTACACTTGCCGCTATGATGGAGCGGAGCCAATTAGAAAAAGAGGATCTCACAATGAGTTCTGAGGCTGTCGTAGATGTGACAAATGGTGTGTTTACATATGAAAAAATCATTCACCGGCCTGTCATCATCCTCAAAGCCTCTGCTTCTCCGCAAGATATTGAGCTTGCCCGCAAGCTCGCGCACAAAGCCGAAAGCTCATGTATGATCTCAAGAGCTGTTCAAGGAAATGTGGACATTTCCTTAGAAGAAACCATTCAAGTCGACGGGTAA
- a CDS encoding DMT family transporter: MKGMLYLTGAILTEVFGSTMLKLSQGFSQLLPSIGVLIGFGCAFTFLSLALKTIDLSSAYATWSGVGTALTALIGFVLFNETIHIKGFIGLALVICGVIVLNLSKKQKEENKEQIDQTEWTS, encoded by the coding sequence ATGAAAGGAATGCTCTATTTAACAGGGGCTATTTTGACAGAGGTTTTTGGCAGTACGATGCTGAAGCTTTCACAAGGTTTTTCGCAACTGCTGCCGAGTATTGGGGTCCTGATCGGATTTGGGTGTGCCTTTACCTTCCTCAGTCTGGCACTTAAAACGATTGACCTTTCGTCTGCTTATGCAACATGGTCTGGTGTTGGAACAGCACTTACTGCTCTTATCGGGTTCGTGCTATTTAACGAAACCATTCACATAAAAGGCTTCATTGGTCTTGCACTTGTGATATGCGGCGTGATTGTCTTGAACCTGTCAAAAAAACAAAAGGAAGAAAACAAAGAACAAATCGATCAAACCGAATGGACGTCATAA
- a CDS encoding DMT family transporter, which translates to MILGYLFLAVAIFSEAIGAVMLKFSNGFTRFKPSAVVVAGYTLAFYMLSLTLNIIPLSMSYATWSGVGTVLTAIFGVLFFKETLNQRAIIGMAMLVSGVVLLNMS; encoded by the coding sequence ATGATCCTCGGATATCTTTTTCTAGCTGTGGCTATTTTTTCAGAAGCCATTGGCGCCGTGATGTTAAAATTCTCAAATGGCTTTACTCGCTTTAAGCCTAGCGCTGTCGTTGTTGCTGGGTATACACTTGCCTTTTATATGCTGTCATTGACACTGAATATCATTCCGCTTAGCATGTCTTATGCAACATGGTCTGGGGTTGGTACAGTCCTCACGGCTATTTTTGGCGTGCTTTTTTTCAAAGAAACCTTGAACCAAAGAGCAATCATTGGGATGGCGATGCTTGTCTCAGGGGTCGTACTTTTAAATATGTCATAA
- a CDS encoding TetR/AcrR family transcriptional regulator, whose protein sequence is MSKTKKEQIFEAAARTILKEGLSQLTLQKVAEHAHMTKAGLLYHFSSKEELIQKMNEHAVVCFRQQLESYQETYKNEKAPYVRAYILATLNDLDMQNTTQLCTSMLATMSFDEALLNPWRDFYAEFKAKAAEEINDPALSQLIRLSCDGIWFSEMFQLEPLNREEKTLLLHRILHLLEEG, encoded by the coding sequence ATGTCTAAAACCAAAAAAGAGCAAATTTTTGAGGCAGCTGCTCGTACGATTTTAAAAGAAGGATTAAGTCAGCTTACCCTTCAGAAGGTAGCAGAGCATGCACATATGACCAAGGCCGGCCTGCTTTATCATTTTTCAAGCAAGGAAGAGCTCATCCAAAAAATGAATGAGCACGCAGTTGTCTGCTTTCGTCAGCAGCTTGAGTCGTATCAGGAAACATACAAAAACGAAAAGGCTCCTTATGTACGTGCATATATTTTGGCGACATTAAATGATCTTGATATGCAAAACACGACCCAGTTATGTACAAGCATGCTGGCCACCATGTCATTTGATGAAGCGTTATTGAACCCTTGGCGTGATTTTTATGCAGAGTTCAAAGCGAAAGCAGCTGAGGAAATCAATGACCCTGCATTGAGCCAGCTGATCCGCCTTTCATGTGATGGAATATGGTTTTCAGAAATGTTTCAGCTTGAACCGCTGAACCGAGAGGAAAAAACCCTTTTACTTCATCGGATTTTACACCTATTAGAGGAGGGATAA
- a CDS encoding YmaF family protein, with translation MGLYPSDWAKCPPHAHAYKARTDVTEEHYHLIEGISQPVNGSNTDQHTHYYRGVTSFERGHFHRYYGVTGPAIPRLDGTHYHEIEEVTFSAYNDSVPIPYGGVVYSPDEERPTHTHRLKGKTYEVVGNEPLGW, from the coding sequence ATGGGCCTGTATCCATCTGATTGGGCAAAATGCCCGCCGCATGCTCATGCCTATAAAGCACGAACGGATGTAACAGAAGAGCATTATCATTTAATAGAAGGTATTTCTCAGCCTGTCAATGGGAGCAATACCGATCAGCATACTCATTACTATCGCGGGGTCACCTCTTTTGAGAGAGGGCATTTCCACAGATACTACGGCGTCACAGGGCCTGCGATACCGAGATTAGATGGTACGCACTATCACGAGATTGAGGAAGTCACGTTTTCAGCCTATAACGATTCTGTCCCCATTCCATACGGAGGAGTCGTCTATAGTCCGGACGAAGAGCGGCCGACGCATACGCACCGGTTAAAAGGAAAGACATATGAAGTGGTCGGAAATGAACCACTCGGCTGGTGA
- the miaA gene encoding tRNA (adenosine(37)-N6)-dimethylallyltransferase MiaA: MKKTKQPVIVLVGPTAVGKTKLSIHIAKAFNGEIISGDSMQIYKGMDIGTAKITPEEMDGVPHHLIDIKEPDESFSTAEFQQLVRMKIKEIAARGKTPMIVGGTGLYIQSVLYDYTFTDEKSDPAFREEMALFEQQHGSLQLHEKLKAVDPDAAKVIHPNNVRRVIRALEVIHTTGQKMSEMQNGHQEVPLYDTAFIGLKMDRELLYERIHQRIDMMIDEGLIEEVSALYQSGLKDCQSVQAIGYKELYAYFQGDCSLDEAIQQLKQNSRRYAKRQFTWFRNKMDVTWFDMTPPCHFSDKKEEIFAYIAGKLGLKAKL, from the coding sequence ATGAAAAAAACGAAACAACCAGTGATTGTATTAGTAGGACCGACGGCTGTCGGCAAAACAAAACTGAGCATTCATATAGCCAAAGCATTTAATGGAGAAATTATCAGTGGTGATTCTATGCAGATTTATAAAGGAATGGACATTGGAACAGCTAAAATCACCCCTGAAGAAATGGATGGTGTCCCGCACCACTTAATTGATATTAAAGAGCCAGATGAATCTTTTTCTACAGCTGAATTTCAGCAACTAGTCCGTATGAAAATCAAAGAGATTGCCGCTAGAGGGAAAACACCCATGATTGTCGGCGGAACAGGTTTGTATATCCAATCTGTTTTATATGATTACACATTTACCGATGAGAAAAGTGACCCTGCTTTTAGAGAAGAAATGGCGCTGTTTGAACAGCAGCATGGCTCCCTTCAGCTGCACGAAAAGCTAAAAGCAGTAGACCCTGATGCTGCAAAAGTCATTCATCCGAATAATGTCCGCCGCGTGATCCGGGCGCTGGAAGTGATCCATACAACAGGTCAGAAAATGTCGGAGATGCAAAATGGTCATCAAGAAGTTCCTCTTTATGATACAGCCTTCATTGGGCTCAAAATGGATCGAGAGCTTTTGTACGAGCGCATTCACCAAAGAATTGATATGATGATAGATGAAGGCTTAATTGAGGAAGTGAGCGCACTTTATCAATCTGGCTTGAAGGATTGTCAATCGGTTCAAGCGATTGGTTATAAAGAGTTGTATGCGTATTTTCAAGGTGACTGCTCACTTGATGAAGCTATCCAGCAATTAAAGCAAAATTCCCGTAGATATGCGAAGCGTCAGTTCACGTGGTTCCGTAATAAAATGGATGTCACTTGGTTCGACATGACACCGCCTTGCCACTTTTCAGACAAAAAAGAGGAAATTTTCGCATATATAGCAGGAAAGCTTGGACTTAAAGCGAAACTGTAG
- the hfq gene encoding RNA chaperone Hfq, whose amino-acid sequence MKPINIQDQFLNQIRKDNTFVTVFLLNGFQLRGQVKGFDNFTVLLETEGKQQLIYKHAISTFAPQKNVNLELE is encoded by the coding sequence ATGAAACCGATTAATATTCAGGACCAATTTTTGAATCAAATTCGTAAAGACAATACATTTGTTACAGTATTCTTACTGAATGGCTTTCAGCTTCGCGGTCAAGTGAAAGGCTTTGACAATTTCACGGTGCTGCTTGAAACAGAAGGGAAGCAGCAGCTTATTTATAAACACGCCATTTCTACATTTGCACCTCAAAAGAATGTAAATCTAGAATTAGAATAG
- a CDS encoding YmzC family protein — protein sequence MENAELELRRIRVILLLIGIVVLFGSCAISNIESRQESWHNYSNQDDHGHIDGLLQSAVALKNNHFAVVKDDEVHVYRFDEKEGELTLIKTKYIDEWDEDYDDDDDSVEE from the coding sequence ATGGAAAATGCAGAGCTTGAATTAAGAAGGATTAGAGTGATCCTTCTATTGATTGGGATTGTTGTCTTATTTGGATCATGCGCCATTTCAAACATTGAATCAAGACAGGAAAGCTGGCATAACTATTCTAATCAAGATGATCATGGACATATAGATGGCCTATTACAATCAGCTGTTGCACTAAAAAATAATCACTTTGCTGTTGTGAAAGATGATGAAGTACATGTGTACCGGTTTGATGAAAAAGAGGGAGAACTCACCCTTATTAAAACAAAATACATAGATGAGTGGGACGAAGATTATGATGATGATGACGATTCTGTAGAAGAGTAA